TTTGACGTAAAAAGACAAGCGCTTCATGTAATCATTCATTAAGGTTTGTAATTCCTTGTTATCTGTTTTGCCAATAGCTAGTAGTTTTATATTCATCTGAAAAGGATTATTTTGCGTGCAAAGGTACTATTTTCTAGTTACGCGAAAAAGAGTAGTATAAAATAAGAGCAGCTACTCCTTCAAGTAGCTGCTCTTATTTATTGATATAGTTTATTATTCTTGGGTAAAACCGGAATACTTAAGGTAAGCATCTATATTCGGGTCTTTCCCTCTGAAATCGCGATATAATTTATCTAATGGAACTGTATTTCCTCTAGAGAATAGCATTTTGCGTAGAATTTCTCCATTTCTTGGTGAAATACCCCCATTTTCTATTAACCAAGCGTATGCATCATAATCAATCATTTCTGACCATTTATACGAGTAATATCCCGCAGCATATCCACCGCCAAAAATATGGCTGAAGTAAGAAGAACGATATCTAGGCGGAACCATTTCTGAATAAATACCGTGTTTTTCCAAGGCTTCTCTTTCAAATTGATCTGCATCGGTAATCTCAGTTGATGCATCAATACTATGCCAAGCTAAGTCTAGTAGGGTAGCACCTAATAATTCGGTTAAACTATAGCCTTTATTGAAACCAGCTGCCGCTTTAATATTGTCTGCAAATTGTTGTGGCATGACATACCCCGTTTGGTAATGTTTGGCGTAATTATCTAAAATAACAGGATCAAAAGCGAAATGTTCATGAAACTGAGAAGGAAATTCAACAAAATCACGGGATACATTAGTTCCCGATAAGGTTGGATACATCTGATTCGCAAATAAACCATGTAGCGCATGTCCAAATTCATGGAACAAAGTTACCACTTGATCTAAGGTTAATAAGGTAGCTTGTCCTTCTGCTGGTTTAGGGAAATTAGCTACATTATAGATTACAGGTAACTGCTTGGTTAAATGCGATTGATCTACAATATTGCTCATCCAAGCCCCTCCTTGTTTTGAGTCGCGTTGGAAATAATCTGTATAGAATAACCCTAATTGACTTCCATCTTTATTGAAAAACTCGTAAACTTTGACATCTTCATGCCAAACGGGTAAATCTGTACGTTCAATGTAAGAAATATCATACAAGTATTTCGCCATAAAGAAAACACCGTCTTTGAGTACTTTATCTAATTCAAAGTAAGGTTTTAGTTCTTCTTGGTTCAGGGCGAATTTTTCTTGTCTTACTTGTTCTGCATAATAATCCCAGTCTGCTGCAGTTAAGGCAACACCAGATTTATTTATTTCTTCTAATAGGGTTGTTTCTTCTTTTACTGCTTGAATAGCATAAGGACTTAATTTAGACAACATCGAAAAAACATTATCCGGATTTTGTGCCATTGTCCCTTGAAGACTCCAAGCCGCATACGTATCAAAACCTAGTAATTTAGCTTTGGCTGCTCTTTTTTTCGTTAAAGCGATAATCGTTGAACGCGTATCGTTTTTATCTCCTTTTTCTGCGCGAATCCACGAAGCATTGAATAGTTTATCACGTGTTTCTTTTCGTTTTAATTGACTTAAAGTAGGTTGCTGTGTTGTATTATTAAGATCAATCGTATATTTTCCATCCTTTTGTGAGAGGGATGCTAGTTCATTTTCAGATAAACCCTCTAGTTCTTCTTTGGTAAAAGAAATGGATCCTGATTTTGTTGCAGCTAAAAGTTTATCACTAAAATCATTGGTTAATGTAGCAATTTCTTGATTGAGCTGTTTTAATTGTTCTTTATCCGCTGCATTCAAATTAGCTCCTGCTTGTAAAAAACGTTCGTAATAAACATCGATAAGTCTTATCTGCTCTTCATTAAGTCCTAGGACTGTTCTATCCTCATATAGTTTTTTTACACGCTCAAAAAGGGCGTCATTTAAATAAATACCATCAGTATGGATGGCAAATTTTGGAGCAAGTTCATTGTTAATAGCTATTAACTCATCGTTGGTATGTGCTCCTGTTAATAAATAAAAAACATTGCTTACTCGAGTAAGAAGAAATCCAGATAGTTCTAAAGCCTCAATCGTATTGATGAAAGTCGGTTCTTCACTAGTAGATGTTATCTTTTCAATAGCTTCCGTTTGCTGGCGCATTCCCTCTAGTAATGCAGGTTTAAAATCTTTGTTTTTTATTTTTGAAAAATCAGCTGTATGGTAAGGTAGTTCGCTTTCGTGATAAAAAGCATTGGTTTCGTCCCATTTCGACTGGTTTTGGCAAGAGATGGAAAATACAGCAGCGCCCAATGCAACGCCTATAATCACTTTCTTTACATACATAAGGTAGAATAGTTTTTGGTTTAATGAATGTCAAAGATAAAAATATATTGTAATTGACTTAATTTATTATAAATTTAAACCTCACTTTCGAATCAAAAAATGTCAAGATAGTACTCTTTGATTCTCATAAATATAAGCTATGATTAAAATGACTCCCCTTTTGAGTATGCTTTTCTGTTTAGTAGGAGCGAGCTTATCTGCTCAATCCCTTGCTGTTCGACAACAATTGCAACAACAATACACAACGGATGTAGCAAAGTTGACCTTGCAAAAGATAACGAATGAGGAGGCTGTAGCACGTGAAAAGCTACATGACTATCAAAAGAATAACGCTCATTTTAAGGCTCAATTTACAGATGAGGTTAATTATTATCAGGCACAACGTGTAGAACGAAATGCAGTAATATACTTTAAGACCCACAACGCAATTTCAAGAAGGGTTAGTGGAGTCAATCAATTAAATGAATCAAGTAATCAAGCGTTCAATACCCTGTTAGGACAAGAAATGGTTGTTGGAGTTATTGATGGTGATTTGGCTTTTGCTCGACATATAGAATTTGGAGGGCAGGCTCAATCAAGGGTTAAAATGCTAGACACTTGGAATGAAAATATAGTAGAAAGTGATACTGTTTTTGCAGCAATAGAACGAAGAAGAAATCATGCTACCCATGTAGTAGGAACTATTCTGGCAGAAGGTAGAAAAGAAGAGGCTAAAGGGATGGCTCCTCAAGCTAAAGCATTGAGCTATCAGTGGATGAATGATATGGTTAAATTAGGAAATCTCGGAAAACAAGGGGTCTTGGTGTCTAATCATTCCTATGGAATTGCGGCGATTGATGATAATAAACAACCGCTTTTGCCACGGGATTATTTTGGCGCATATTCGATTGATGCGGTACATCTGGATCAGTTGACGTATTTGTACCCTTATTTACAGCCTGTTGTAGCAGCAGGAAATGATAAATTATATGCA
The window above is part of the Myroides odoratus DSM 2801 genome. Proteins encoded here:
- a CDS encoding M3 family metallopeptidase, giving the protein MYVKKVIIGVALGAAVFSISCQNQSKWDETNAFYHESELPYHTADFSKIKNKDFKPALLEGMRQQTEAIEKITSTSEEPTFINTIEALELSGFLLTRVSNVFYLLTGAHTNDELIAINNELAPKFAIHTDGIYLNDALFERVKKLYEDRTVLGLNEEQIRLIDVYYERFLQAGANLNAADKEQLKQLNQEIATLTNDFSDKLLAATKSGSISFTKEELEGLSENELASLSQKDGKYTIDLNNTTQQPTLSQLKRKETRDKLFNASWIRAEKGDKNDTRSTIIALTKKRAAKAKLLGFDTYAAWSLQGTMAQNPDNVFSMLSKLSPYAIQAVKEETTLLEEINKSGVALTAADWDYYAEQVRQEKFALNQEELKPYFELDKVLKDGVFFMAKYLYDISYIERTDLPVWHEDVKVYEFFNKDGSQLGLFYTDYFQRDSKQGGAWMSNIVDQSHLTKQLPVIYNVANFPKPAEGQATLLTLDQVVTLFHEFGHALHGLFANQMYPTLSGTNVSRDFVEFPSQFHEHFAFDPVILDNYAKHYQTGYVMPQQFADNIKAAAGFNKGYSLTELLGATLLDLAWHSIDASTEITDADQFEREALEKHGIYSEMVPPRYRSSYFSHIFGGGYAAGYYSYKWSEMIDYDAYAWLIENGGISPRNGEILRKMLFSRGNTVPLDKLYRDFRGKDPNIDAYLKYSGFTQE